A stretch of DNA from Paucidesulfovibrio longus DSM 6739:
GCTAAGGTGGACGTAAGAAGCCTGAAGGAGGCTTTTGATGTCCAAGCAGAGAAGAAAGTTCACCGCCGAATTCAAGACCCGAGTCGCCCTGGATGCCTTGTCCGGGGAACACACCCTGTCCGAACTCGCCAGCAAGTACGGCGTGCACCCCAATCAGGTTTCCCAGTGGAAGCAGCAGGCCAAGGAGCAGATCGCGGCTGGCTTTGCGGGCAAGGCCCAGAAAACCCAACAAAGCGATGAGGCGCGGATCAAGGAACTGCACGCCAAGATCGGCCAGCTTACGGTGGAGAAGGATTTTTT
This window harbors:
- a CDS encoding IS3 family transposase translates to MSKQRRKFTAEFKTRVALDALSGEHTLSELASKYGVHPNQVSQWKQQAKEQIAAGFAGKAQKTQQSDEARIKELHAKIGQLTVEKDF